Proteins co-encoded in one Opitutus terrae PB90-1 genomic window:
- a CDS encoding RNA polymerase sigma factor, which translates to MATTDVPTQPATDATPPPPVAAGPAELVEHFFRHETGRLHGTLIRLLGVQNLSLAEDLAQEAMLRALRTWSMGGVPPNPSAWITRVAINLARDALRHQRMSTGKESAIVTYLDQTRPGSAAPADPDQEIRDDALRLMFVCCHPSIAADAQVVLALKVLCGFSTGEIAQAFLTSEAAIEKQLTRTKQRIADARIPFELPAGTDLAPRLDGVLSALYLLFNEGYKASAGERLLREELCAEAIRLGTLVVEHPVLATPRAQALLALMLLTAARLPGRLDQNGELLRLDDQDRTKWNQRMIEQGLVMLGAAARGEELSEYHLEAGIAACHCAATDYASTDWPRILRHYDELQRIKPSPIVDLNRAVAVAEVHGPKAGLDALAAMPRRERLDSYYLLHAVSGEFHWRLNQRPQAIACFRKARDLARVGPEQLYLDRLLERLAGSTPRRSEA; encoded by the coding sequence ATGGCGACGACGGATGTTCCGACGCAGCCCGCGACCGACGCGACGCCACCGCCGCCAGTGGCGGCCGGCCCCGCGGAACTGGTTGAACATTTCTTTCGGCACGAAACCGGTCGGCTGCATGGCACGCTGATCCGGCTGCTCGGCGTCCAAAATCTCTCGCTCGCCGAGGATCTCGCGCAGGAGGCAATGCTCCGCGCGCTGCGCACGTGGTCGATGGGCGGCGTGCCGCCGAATCCCTCGGCCTGGATCACGCGCGTGGCGATCAATCTCGCGCGCGACGCGCTGCGGCATCAGCGGATGTCCACCGGCAAGGAGTCCGCGATCGTCACCTACCTCGACCAGACGCGGCCCGGCTCCGCGGCGCCCGCGGATCCGGATCAGGAAATTCGCGACGACGCACTGCGGCTGATGTTCGTGTGCTGCCATCCCTCGATCGCCGCCGATGCGCAGGTCGTGCTCGCGTTGAAGGTGCTGTGCGGATTCAGCACCGGCGAAATCGCGCAGGCGTTCCTCACCAGCGAGGCCGCGATCGAAAAGCAGCTCACGCGCACGAAGCAGCGGATCGCGGACGCCCGGATTCCCTTCGAGCTGCCGGCCGGCACCGATCTCGCCCCGCGGTTGGACGGCGTGCTGAGCGCACTCTACCTGCTGTTCAACGAAGGCTACAAGGCTTCCGCCGGCGAGCGCCTGTTGCGCGAGGAGTTGTGCGCCGAGGCGATCCGGTTGGGCACACTCGTCGTCGAGCATCCAGTGCTCGCCACGCCGCGCGCGCAAGCGTTGCTGGCGCTGATGCTGCTCACGGCAGCGCGGCTCCCCGGTCGGCTCGATCAGAACGGCGAGCTACTGCGACTCGACGACCAGGATCGCACCAAGTGGAACCAGCGCATGATCGAACAGGGTCTGGTGATGCTGGGTGCGGCGGCGCGCGGCGAGGAGCTCAGCGAATACCACCTCGAGGCCGGCATTGCGGCGTGCCACTGCGCCGCGACGGATTACGCTTCAACGGATTGGCCGCGGATCCTGCGCCATTACGATGAACTGCAGCGCATCAAACCGTCGCCGATCGTGGATCTGAATCGCGCGGTGGCCGTCGCCGAAGTGCACGGGCCGAAGGCGGGACTCGACGCGCTCGCGGCGATGCCGCGCCGCGAACGACTGGACTCCTATTATCTGCTGCACGCGGTGAGCGGGGAATTTCACTGGCGGCTAAACCAGCGGCCGCAGGCGATCGCTTGTTTTCGGAAAGCACGCGACTTGGCGCGCGTCGGTCCCGAACAACTCTATCTTGATCGGCTGCTCGAGCGGCTCGCCGGCAGTACGCCGCGGCGCTCGGAGGCGTGA
- a CDS encoding SDR family NAD(P)-dependent oxidoreductase: MSSLAPSRLSGRTALVTGSSRGVGQLVAEALARQGARVFVHGRTETACAATLARVVAASAGRADPVVVAANLAVPAEVEALADRVEALGGVDILYNNAAIMHPWRERIENHTQADWESSFQVNVFALVRLCARFVPAMRKRGWGRVVNVTSGIDKTPQLAGYGASKWAVDKFTDDLAAELKDTGVIVSRLDPGWLRTDMGGKQAPNDPETVLPGALVPVLLADDAPGGQFFRAQELRGANV; the protein is encoded by the coding sequence ATGTCCTCACTCGCTCCCTCTCGTCTCTCCGGCCGCACCGCCCTCGTGACCGGTTCCAGTCGTGGTGTCGGCCAATTGGTCGCCGAGGCCCTCGCCCGCCAGGGTGCGCGGGTGTTCGTCCACGGCCGCACCGAAACGGCTTGCGCCGCGACGCTGGCGCGGGTCGTGGCGGCGAGCGCGGGTCGGGCCGATCCGGTTGTCGTGGCGGCGAATCTCGCCGTGCCCGCTGAAGTCGAGGCACTGGCGGATCGCGTGGAGGCGCTCGGCGGAGTCGACATCCTTTATAACAACGCCGCGATCATGCATCCGTGGCGCGAACGCATCGAGAACCACACGCAAGCGGACTGGGAATCCAGCTTTCAGGTCAACGTGTTCGCGCTCGTGCGGCTCTGCGCGCGGTTCGTTCCCGCCATGCGCAAACGCGGCTGGGGCCGCGTGGTCAACGTCACCTCGGGCATCGACAAAACCCCGCAGCTCGCCGGCTACGGCGCAAGCAAATGGGCCGTCGACAAATTTACCGATGACCTCGCCGCCGAGCTGAAGGACACCGGCGTGATCGTCTCGCGGCTGGACCCCGGCTGGCTGCGTACCGACATGGGCGGAAAACAGGCGCCCAACGACCCCGAGACCGTACTCCCCGGCGCGCTCGTGCCCGTGCTGCTGGCGGACGACGCGCCCGGCGGACAGTTTTTCCGCGCCCAAGAGCTGCGCGGTGCAAACGTGTAA
- a CDS encoding VOC family protein, with amino-acid sequence MSITTLSSAATQSAVKPVPEDMHTVTPHLVCAGAAAAIEFYKKAFAAVEVTRVPGPEGKLIHGSVRIGNSLVILADEFPDWGSTSPKTLEGTSVTIHLSVENADRVAETAVQAGAKIIIPVADAFWGDRYGVLEDPFGHRWSVGTHVRDVSPEDIQKAATELCG; translated from the coding sequence ATGAGCATCACCACCCTCTCGAGCGCGGCCACTCAGTCCGCCGTCAAGCCCGTGCCAGAAGACATGCATACCGTCACACCTCACCTCGTATGCGCTGGGGCCGCCGCCGCGATCGAGTTCTACAAAAAGGCCTTCGCCGCCGTGGAAGTGACCCGCGTGCCCGGTCCCGAAGGCAAGCTCATCCACGGTTCCGTCCGGATCGGCAATTCGCTGGTGATACTCGCCGACGAATTTCCGGATTGGGGTTCCACGAGTCCGAAGACGCTTGAGGGCACGTCAGTGACCATTCACCTGAGTGTGGAAAACGCGGATCGCGTCGCCGAGACCGCGGTGCAAGCAGGCGCCAAGATCATCATTCCGGTCGCCGATGCCTTCTGGGGCGATCGCTACGGCGTGCTCGAGGATCCGTTTGGCCACCGTTGGTCCGTCGGCACACACGTGCGCGATGTGAGTCCGGAGGATATCCAAAAAGCCGCCACCGAGCTGTGCGGCTAG
- a CDS encoding ABC transporter permease: MPPFESVLRDVRLSLRNLAREKSFTATALLILSLCLAANIAIFAVVNSVLLKPLPFTAPEQLVLVANAYPKAGVPRAGASVPHYLERKEQVAAFADAGAVRGSGVTIGEAGSPERVDATSATPSFFRTLGVNAALGRTFTDEEGFYGKHLVVILSDSLWRQRFGADPAVIGQKMRINTEQFTIVGVMPPSFRYLSQRAKLWTPLCFSDDDRKQDRRHSNNMQMIARLKPGESVGTAQAQVDALNARTLKEDPFGKTVIDAGFHTFVRDLGQDYVAELRPVLLLLQTGVLFLLLIGAVNLANLLLVRATGRTKEFCVRQALGASWGQLARSLVTETVVLSVLGGVIGLALGAAAVRGIVLLAADQLPVAIDPSLDFNVYLAALAGTIVLGVVLAVPVIWHTLHGNLTAALSVESRGGTTTRAVHRLRHALIVAQIALAFVLLAGTGLLGLSFARVMAVNPGFQAENVLTGTVALPWVNYKEDKQRLAFIDRLLVELQGVPGVTSVGIGTGLPFTGSANNNATWIEGREPAQGESLQAHYTSGVAGDYFQTLGVPLREGRYLTAADLHGENRVCVIDEDVARRYWPKASAVGHRLSNEPPGKDQKLYTIVGVVGAVKQTDLADARANGAIYFPYNNYASTWFALTVRTTQPAELAGKALRGAVLRIDPELPVDDLKTMETRVADSVAGRRVPLLLAGIFAAVALVLAAVGIYGVLAYTVAQRQREIGVRMALGALPEQILAQFLGLGGRLLLIGLPLGLLGAWFAGRAMSGMLFGVAPSDVTVLGGTAVVLSLVAVLACLIPSRRAARVTPVEALRAN, translated from the coding sequence ATGCCGCCCTTCGAATCTGTGCTGCGCGACGTGCGCTTGTCCCTCCGCAACCTCGCGCGCGAAAAAAGTTTCACGGCCACGGCACTCCTGATCCTGTCGCTCTGCCTCGCCGCGAACATCGCGATCTTTGCGGTGGTGAACAGCGTGCTGCTGAAACCGCTGCCGTTCACCGCGCCCGAGCAACTCGTGCTGGTGGCCAACGCTTATCCCAAGGCGGGTGTGCCGCGCGCCGGAGCCTCCGTGCCGCATTACCTCGAGCGCAAGGAGCAAGTCGCCGCGTTCGCCGACGCCGGCGCAGTGCGCGGCTCCGGGGTAACCATCGGCGAAGCCGGCTCGCCGGAGCGAGTCGACGCCACGAGCGCGACGCCGTCGTTTTTCCGCACGCTCGGGGTGAATGCCGCGCTCGGACGGACGTTCACAGACGAGGAGGGTTTTTATGGGAAACATTTGGTCGTGATCCTCAGCGACAGCCTGTGGCGGCAGCGGTTTGGGGCGGATCCCGCGGTGATCGGCCAGAAGATGCGGATCAACACGGAGCAGTTCACGATCGTCGGCGTGATGCCGCCGTCGTTCCGCTATCTGTCGCAGCGCGCGAAGCTCTGGACGCCGCTGTGCTTTTCGGACGACGACCGGAAACAGGATCGGCGGCACTCGAACAACATGCAGATGATCGCGCGGCTGAAGCCGGGCGAATCAGTTGGGACGGCGCAGGCGCAGGTGGACGCGCTCAACGCCCGCACGCTCAAGGAAGATCCCTTTGGCAAGACCGTCATCGATGCCGGGTTTCATACGTTCGTGCGCGATCTCGGCCAGGACTACGTGGCGGAACTTCGGCCGGTGCTGCTGCTGCTGCAGACCGGCGTGTTGTTCCTGCTGCTGATCGGCGCGGTCAACCTGGCGAACCTGTTGCTCGTCCGCGCCACCGGCCGCACCAAGGAATTCTGTGTCCGGCAGGCCCTCGGCGCCAGTTGGGGCCAGCTGGCGCGCTCGCTGGTGACCGAGACCGTGGTGCTTTCGGTGCTCGGCGGTGTGATCGGACTGGCTTTGGGCGCGGCGGCCGTGCGCGGCATCGTCTTGCTCGCTGCCGACCAGTTGCCGGTGGCGATCGATCCCTCGCTGGATTTCAACGTGTATCTGGCCGCGCTCGCGGGGACGATCGTGCTCGGCGTGGTGCTCGCCGTGCCGGTGATCTGGCACACGTTGCACGGCAACTTGACCGCGGCATTGTCCGTCGAGTCGCGTGGCGGCACGACCACGCGTGCGGTGCACCGGCTGCGGCATGCGTTGATCGTGGCGCAGATCGCACTCGCGTTTGTCCTGCTCGCCGGGACGGGTCTGCTCGGATTGAGTTTCGCGCGCGTCATGGCGGTGAATCCGGGGTTTCAGGCCGAGAATGTCCTCACCGGCACGGTCGCGCTGCCGTGGGTGAACTACAAAGAGGACAAGCAGCGGCTTGCCTTCATCGATCGATTGCTGGTGGAGCTGCAGGGCGTGCCCGGCGTCACTTCCGTCGGGATCGGCACGGGGCTGCCGTTCACCGGTTCGGCCAACAACAACGCGACGTGGATCGAGGGACGCGAACCGGCGCAGGGCGAATCCCTCCAGGCGCACTACACGAGCGGCGTGGCGGGTGACTACTTTCAAACGCTCGGCGTGCCCCTGCGCGAGGGCCGCTATCTCACTGCCGCCGATCTGCACGGCGAAAATCGGGTCTGTGTCATCGACGAAGACGTGGCCCGCCGCTACTGGCCGAAGGCAAGCGCGGTGGGGCACCGGCTCTCGAACGAGCCGCCGGGCAAGGATCAAAAACTCTACACGATCGTCGGTGTCGTGGGCGCGGTGAAGCAGACCGATCTCGCCGACGCGCGCGCGAACGGCGCGATCTATTTTCCCTACAACAACTATGCGAGCACGTGGTTCGCGCTCACGGTGCGAACGACGCAGCCCGCCGAGCTGGCCGGCAAGGCCCTGCGCGGTGCCGTGCTGCGCATCGACCCCGAACTGCCCGTGGACGATTTGAAAACGATGGAAACGCGCGTGGCTGACAGCGTCGCCGGGCGGCGCGTGCCGTTGCTGCTCGCCGGAATCTTCGCGGCCGTCGCGCTGGTGCTGGCGGCCGTGGGAATCTACGGCGTGCTGGCTTACACGGTCGCGCAACGGCAGCGTGAGATCGGCGTGCGGATGGCGCTCGGGGCGCTGCCGGAGCAGATCCTGGCGCAGTTTCTCGGACTCGGCGGCCGGCTGCTGCTGATCGGGCTGCCGCTCGGGTTGCTTGGCGCCTGGTTCGCGGGCCGCGCGATGAGCGGCATGCTCTTCGGCGTCGCGCCGAGCGACGTGACCGTGCTCGGCGGCACCGCGGTGGTGCTCTCGCTCGTGGCGGTGCTAGCCTGCCTGATTCCGTCGCGGCGCGCCGCGCGCGTGACGCCCGTGGAAGCGCTCCGCGCGAACTAG
- a CDS encoding YciI family protein yields the protein MDLAPSTSYLLLFRNTGPEIFAKLSAEQKQQLVTRWNAWYDELAQRGQALEGQPLEPETRVVSGPAGQRVMDGPFAEAKEAVGGYVKLCVSGLDEATAIARRHPALEHGLVIEIRELTEHCHLGVKSRQPSAAAAMA from the coding sequence ATGGACCTCGCCCCTTCGACTTCCTACCTCCTGCTGTTCCGCAACACCGGCCCGGAGATCTTCGCGAAGCTCTCCGCCGAGCAGAAGCAGCAACTCGTGACCCGCTGGAACGCATGGTATGACGAGCTTGCGCAACGCGGACAGGCCCTCGAGGGACAACCGCTCGAGCCCGAGACGCGCGTCGTCAGCGGGCCGGCTGGTCAGCGGGTGATGGACGGGCCGTTCGCCGAGGCGAAGGAGGCGGTCGGCGGCTACGTGAAGTTGTGCGTCAGCGGGCTCGACGAGGCCACGGCCATCGCGCGCCGCCATCCTGCACTGGAGCACGGGCTCGTCATCGAAATCCGGGAACTGACCGAGCACTGCCATCTCGGCGTCAAGAGCCGACAACCATCCGCGGCGGCCGCGATGGCTTGA
- a CDS encoding SDR family oxidoreductase: MNNAPSSASASIPPPVVSDPPRRLEKQIALVTGSGSGLGREIAIELARAGAAVVINYAHSAKSAEQTASEIRAEGGRALVVQGDVSREADVQAMFRRTCEECGTVDILVNNAGIEQDVAFDEMTLAQWQKVIDVNLTGQFLCAREAVRQFKRRGVRPEISSAAGKIICISSVHEVIPWAGHVNYCASKGGVMLMMKSLAQEVARDRIRVNSIAPGAIRTDINRHAWETPEAMRQLLTMIPYGRIGEPADVGRLAVWLASDQSDYITGTTIFIDGGMVLYPAFSSGKG, encoded by the coding sequence ATGAACAACGCTCCTTCGTCCGCATCTGCCTCCATTCCTCCGCCCGTTGTTTCCGATCCGCCGCGGCGGTTGGAAAAACAAATCGCGCTCGTGACCGGCTCCGGCTCCGGGCTCGGGCGCGAGATCGCGATTGAGCTCGCGCGCGCGGGCGCGGCCGTGGTCATCAACTATGCGCACAGCGCAAAGAGCGCGGAGCAGACCGCGAGCGAGATTCGCGCCGAAGGCGGCCGCGCGCTGGTCGTCCAAGGCGATGTGAGTCGCGAAGCGGACGTGCAGGCGATGTTCCGTCGCACCTGCGAGGAGTGTGGCACCGTCGACATCCTGGTGAACAACGCCGGCATCGAGCAGGACGTGGCGTTCGACGAGATGACGCTCGCGCAGTGGCAGAAGGTCATTGATGTGAATCTCACCGGGCAGTTCCTCTGCGCGCGCGAGGCGGTGCGCCAGTTCAAACGCCGCGGCGTGCGGCCGGAGATTTCCTCGGCGGCGGGCAAGATCATCTGCATCAGCTCGGTGCACGAGGTGATCCCGTGGGCGGGACATGTGAACTACTGTGCATCCAAGGGTGGGGTGATGCTGATGATGAAAAGCCTGGCACAGGAGGTGGCGCGCGATCGGATTCGCGTGAACAGCATCGCGCCGGGCGCGATTCGCACGGACATCAACCGGCACGCGTGGGAAACGCCGGAGGCGATGCGACAGCTGCTGACGATGATCCCGTATGGCCGGATCGGCGAACCCGCTGACGTCGGACGGCTCGCGGTGTGGCTCGCCTCGGATCAATCGGACTACATCACCGGCACGACGATCTTCATCGACGGCGGCATGGTGCTGTATCCGGCATTCTCGAGCGGGAAAGGTTGA
- a CDS encoding YciI family protein produces the protein MATEIHPAPFLLLFRNGGIEAHRHLTRDERAQLARRWNDWYEGLAARGKVQHGQPLELHGRVVSGPRGEKVTDGPYAEAKEVVAGYLYLSVADLDEATEIARGCPGLPLGLTVEVRPVAAVSPVLNEVCGRPPAAAERAG, from the coding sequence ATGGCAACTGAAATCCATCCGGCACCGTTCCTGTTGCTATTTCGCAATGGCGGCATCGAGGCGCACCGGCACCTCACTCGCGACGAACGCGCGCAACTCGCGCGCCGTTGGAACGACTGGTATGAGGGACTCGCGGCGCGAGGCAAAGTCCAGCACGGCCAGCCGCTGGAACTGCACGGTCGCGTGGTGTCAGGCCCGCGCGGCGAGAAGGTGACGGATGGTCCCTACGCCGAAGCCAAGGAAGTCGTCGCCGGTTATCTGTATCTCAGCGTCGCGGATCTCGACGAGGCGACGGAGATCGCGCGCGGCTGTCCGGGACTGCCGCTGGGGCTCACGGTGGAGGTGCGGCCGGTGGCGGCGGTGAGTCCGGTGCTCAACGAAGTCTGCGGGCGTCCGCCCGCGGCTGCTGAGCGGGCCGGTTAA
- a CDS encoding IS110 family transposase has product MTEDPAVLGPAELYLHALLAQLEPLLVVLERYDERIAQVFGAHPDQALIRSFPGVGPVLAPRLLAALGDDRSRFPAAKSLQCLSGIAPVVIRSGHSTQICRRHALPHLPAPVVPRTRQRKHPPLALGPRLLRAAKATRQETPHHRPRPRLQMAADPRPLLAGPSAV; this is encoded by the coding sequence TTGACGGAAGATCCCGCCGTGCTCGGGCCGGCCGAGTTGTATCTGCACGCGCTCTTGGCCCAGCTCGAGCCGTTGCTCGTGGTGCTCGAACGCTACGACGAACGCATCGCTCAAGTCTTCGGCGCCCATCCCGATCAGGCCCTGATCCGTTCGTTTCCCGGCGTCGGCCCGGTGCTCGCCCCGCGACTGCTCGCCGCCCTCGGCGACGACCGCAGCCGCTTTCCGGCAGCGAAGTCGCTGCAGTGCCTCTCCGGGATCGCCCCCGTCGTGATCCGCTCCGGTCACAGCACCCAGATCTGTCGCCGCCACGCCCTGCCCCACCTTCCTGCGCCAGTCGTTCCACGAACACGCCAGCGAAAGCATCCGCCACTCGCGCTGGGCCCGCGCCTACTACGAGCAGCAAAAGCTACGCGGCAAGAAACACCACACCATCGCCCGCGCCCTCGCCTTCAAATGGCAGCGGATCCTCGTCCGCTGCTGGCAGGACCATCAGCCGTATGA
- a CDS encoding DUF1579 domain-containing protein, producing MSTTTASQDMTTATSHENSDRAPCADMPSESPGQEHEWLQQFVGEWDLELEIDCGPGRSPMKSRGHERARIFGGFWLESEGRNEDFPYVCRLMLGYDRRQRCYVGTWMDSMSSHLWHYRGTVDATGRILTLETEGPFPPGPDGGLSKFREVTEFKSKDHRVFTSSRWNERGEWQQMVRIDFRRRASA from the coding sequence ATGAGCACAACCACTGCATCCCAAGACATGACCACCGCCACTTCCCACGAGAACTCCGACCGTGCGCCCTGCGCGGACATGCCGTCCGAATCCCCCGGCCAGGAGCACGAGTGGCTGCAGCAGTTCGTCGGCGAATGGGACCTGGAACTCGAGATCGACTGCGGTCCGGGCCGCTCGCCGATGAAGAGCCGCGGCCACGAACGCGCGCGGATCTTCGGCGGGTTCTGGCTCGAGTCGGAGGGCCGCAACGAAGACTTCCCCTACGTTTGCCGTCTGATGCTGGGCTACGATCGGCGCCAGCGTTGTTACGTCGGTACGTGGATGGACTCGATGTCCAGTCACCTCTGGCATTATCGCGGCACCGTCGATGCCACCGGTCGCATTCTCACGCTGGAGACGGAGGGCCCGTTTCCGCCTGGACCGGACGGCGGGCTGTCGAAATTCCGGGAAGTGACGGAATTCAAGAGCAAGGATCACCGCGTATTCACGTCCTCGCGGTGGAACGAGCGTGGCGAGTGGCAGCAGATGGTCCGGATCGATTTTCGCCGGCGCGCGTCGGCGTGA
- a CDS encoding phospholipase D-like domain-containing protein, with product MSNPCQVRGRNPKALFSLKLHRGDGMTLLAMNWRRRRPPLDFVGFAIEYQEPGGTRFYALNNRLSFAADAAKPKKLSTRLSPIQKFRWVHFPRNAELDGDFTYRATPVFMDAAGKLSYGEPQEAAIQLRRETYPGQLNVTYTRGFVSSQAFADRYGKYPLTALLPATADQGLEFQPGCPEKVAKGAYAWMGFEARSAVLEVLDQALGDPQAQVRVVAYDLCEPGIVSRLEQLGTRLKIIIDDSKPDHGAKTSAEAAAERRLIASAGPDHVKRQHVRKLQHNKIVVVDGPAVQAAVAGSTNFSWRGFYVQNNSAVILRGPSVVRIFTAAFEAYWNNARPEVFGATASAGWQKLGLKGIKAAITFSPRLAQNAVLASIAADLAQARSSLFFSLAFLYQTPGRIVDALKQIQSDAKIFCYGISDKKVKALAAPGLALTKPSGQMSVVYPQELTRDLAGLFKEESSGGRGVRLHHKFLVIDFDKPTARVYVGSFNFSGAADTSNGENLLCIRDRRVATSYMIEALRIFDHYHFRVAQKEAKAGHRPLQLARPPRAPDEKPWWDEYYSDPRKALDRKLFA from the coding sequence ATGAGCAACCCTTGCCAAGTTCGCGGCCGCAATCCGAAGGCCTTGTTTTCCCTCAAACTCCATCGCGGCGACGGCATGACGCTGCTGGCGATGAACTGGCGGCGGCGCCGCCCGCCACTCGATTTCGTCGGCTTCGCGATCGAATACCAGGAGCCTGGCGGCACGCGTTTCTACGCGCTGAACAACCGCCTCAGCTTCGCCGCAGACGCCGCCAAGCCGAAGAAACTCTCCACGCGGCTCTCGCCGATCCAGAAATTTCGCTGGGTGCATTTCCCCCGCAACGCGGAGCTGGACGGCGATTTCACCTATCGCGCCACGCCGGTCTTCATGGATGCTGCCGGCAAGCTGAGCTACGGCGAGCCACAGGAAGCGGCGATCCAGCTCCGCCGTGAGACCTACCCGGGACAGCTCAACGTCACCTACACGCGCGGCTTCGTCTCGTCGCAGGCGTTCGCCGATCGCTATGGCAAATATCCGCTCACCGCACTGCTGCCTGCCACGGCCGACCAAGGCCTCGAGTTCCAACCGGGTTGCCCCGAAAAGGTGGCGAAGGGCGCCTACGCATGGATGGGTTTTGAAGCGCGTAGCGCCGTGCTTGAGGTGCTCGACCAGGCGCTCGGCGATCCGCAAGCGCAGGTGCGCGTCGTCGCCTATGACCTTTGCGAACCCGGCATCGTCTCCCGGCTTGAGCAACTGGGCACGCGGCTGAAGATCATCATCGACGACTCAAAACCAGACCACGGCGCGAAAACCTCCGCCGAGGCCGCCGCCGAGCGTCGGCTCATCGCGTCGGCCGGCCCCGATCACGTCAAGCGACAGCACGTACGAAAGCTTCAGCACAACAAGATCGTCGTGGTCGACGGCCCGGCCGTGCAGGCCGCGGTCGCAGGCTCGACCAACTTTTCCTGGCGCGGATTCTACGTGCAGAACAACAGCGCGGTGATTCTCCGTGGTCCATCCGTCGTGCGGATTTTCACCGCAGCGTTCGAAGCCTACTGGAACAATGCGCGGCCGGAGGTATTCGGCGCGACCGCCTCCGCCGGCTGGCAGAAGCTGGGGCTCAAAGGTATTAAGGCCGCCATCACCTTCTCGCCGCGGCTTGCGCAAAACGCGGTGCTCGCCTCAATCGCGGCCGACCTCGCCCAAGCGCGCTCCAGCCTCTTCTTCTCGCTCGCTTTTCTCTATCAAACGCCGGGCCGCATCGTCGACGCGCTCAAACAAATCCAGTCCGACGCGAAAATTTTCTGCTACGGAATCTCGGACAAGAAAGTGAAAGCGCTCGCCGCGCCCGGCCTCGCGCTCACCAAGCCGAGCGGTCAGATGAGCGTCGTTTACCCGCAGGAGCTGACGCGCGATCTGGCCGGCCTGTTCAAGGAGGAGTCCAGCGGCGGACGCGGCGTGCGGCTGCACCACAAGTTTCTCGTGATCGATTTCGATAAGCCGACGGCACGCGTCTATGTGGGCTCCTTCAACTTCTCGGGCGCCGCGGACACTAGCAACGGCGAAAACCTGCTGTGCATTCGCGACCGCCGGGTGGCGACCTCCTACATGATCGAGGCGTTGCGGATCTTCGATCACTACCATTTCCGCGTCGCGCAAAAAGAGGCCAAGGCGGGACACCGCCCGCTGCAGCTCGCCCGTCCGCCGCGCGCACCGGACGAGAAGCCGTGGTGGGACGAATACTACTCGGATCCACGCAAGGCGCTCGACCGAAAGCTGTTCGCCTGA